One part of the Vicia villosa cultivar HV-30 ecotype Madison, WI linkage group LG6, Vvil1.0, whole genome shotgun sequence genome encodes these proteins:
- the LOC131611956 gene encoding uncharacterized protein LOC131611956, with protein sequence MAWATSVGIHWEKMEAEYNAEWAKLAYLDGPGYTTWDRIEAKFDLRRKYYSGSSSHGVQNSIEKAPTQSCSSHFISSMAESNREHNSRMAETARKIRESCARILKLLQEEMEATKSSGDAVPTSDEILLSVEGIDEHSVTDESVQVKNVIMTSVSPSIDFNGGIVDLPEETTQKLRKTPESCVGSKLDVNITFADSFISEHLVVNSDVERDCYSTKVTPLDMDRKQNNSPVVIYQGVFNPSNHLSDPPDFVSIPPPPLAPPWPHHSVYPITLKSPPSSKVNNIPHYLQFEQTNLFRTQSHITPTFGSRIPGVYMLKCSSYAYTNIVSSIDAHYLFVKMSLTVDFSFDTSISLLSMMKIIGQIDTDSQVSSASNNLFHNYHACSTGFPSSGLGLEFGLISIVGSLSLSTDLFVRFACNSGGMILHRTVNCHDCVSLFYCCHIELLLVFHSSHDQSKLKGWSLLPLLVVERIGEVKLLSFNPFPRFNGDVVYNCIINRILNCEAMALQHSFDDSSGNHNAYSSYKHRDLDIFQNTKISWYPHLHIEGENEFQIIALNKFEEKNESKFLKFFGFMWNPLSWVVEVALANGGEQPPDWQDFVAIVCLLVINSTISFREENNVGNVVAALMAGLAPKTKVLRHGMGSDIDKGHVILLAARAAMITWLSYFVEANSSCSKVMQSFVPVPLSIFKLYFGPHIIVIQVACFEVDAIIKDKLEKHESTPKPVVSHVWLLFKAYTNYDEMEWLIAWFWKVVRVVSTNDQYAIIFFNIALASTLRTRLILMGEVML encoded by the coding sequence ATGGCATGGGCTACTTCAGTAGGAATTCATTGGGAAAAAATGGAAGCCGAGTATAACGCTGAATGGGCGAAATTGGCGTATCTAGACGGTCCAGGATATACCACATGGGACCGAATTGAAGCCAAATTTGACCTGCGACGTAAATACTACTCAGGAAGCTCTTCCCATGGTGTTCAGAACTCAATTGAAAAAGCTCCGACACAGTCATGTTCATCTCACTTCATATCTTCAATGGCTGAATCAAATCGAGAACACAATTCGCGTATGGCTGAAACTGCACGCAAAATCCGAGAGTCGTGTGCAAGAATTCTCAAGTTGTTGCAAGAGGAGATGGAAGCTACCAAATCATCGGGCGATGCGGTTCCGACTTCAGATGAAATTCTTCTGTCCGTGGAAGGAATTGATGAACATTCAGTCACCGATGAATCTGTCCAGGTGAAGAATGTAATCATGACATCAGTTTCTCCTTCAATTGATTTCAACGGTGGAATAGTAGATCTACCCGAGGAAACAACACAGAAGCTAAGAAAGACGCCGGAATCATGTGTTGGTAGCAAACTCGATGTCAACATTACTTTTGCAGACTCGTTCATTTCTGAGCATCTAGTCGTCAATTCCGATGTTGAACGTGATTGTTATAGCACAAAGGTGACACCGCTCGATATGGATAGAAAGCAAAACAACTCTCCAGTTGTAATTTACCAAGGGGTTTTCAATCCTTCTAATCATCTATCAGATCCACCGGACTTTGTGTCCATTCCGCCGCCACCGCTCGCCCCACCATGGCCACATCACTCAGTTTACCCAATAACACTTAAATCCCCACCTTCATCCAAGGTAAACAACATTCCTCACTATTTGCAATTTGAACAGACGAATTTATTTAGAACTCAATCTCACATTACACCCACATTTGGTAGTCGTATTCCTGGTGTGTATATGCTGAAATGTTCATCATATGCTTATACCAACATTGTGTCCTCAATTGATGCCCACTATCTGTTTGTCAAAATGTCCCTCACAGTTGATTTCTCTTTTGACACTTCTATAAGTTTGTTGAGTATGATGAAAATTATTGGACAAATTGATACGGACTCCCAGGTTTCTTCTGCAAGTAATAATTTGTTTCATAATTATCATGCTTGTAGTACTGGTTTTCCATCTAGTGGACTTGGCCTTGAGTTTGGTTTAATTTCTATTGTTGGATCACTCTCCCTCTCAACTGATTTATTTGTTAGATTTGCTTGTAATTCTGGTGGTATGATTCTGCATCGTACCGTGAACTGTCATGATTGTGTGAGTCTTTTTTATTGCTGCCACATTGAGCTCTTACTAGTATTTCACTCATCTCATGACCAATCCAAACTTAAGGGTTGGAGTTTGTTGCCACTTCTGGTTGTTGAAAGAATTGGTGAAGTTAAACTACTGAGTTTCAATCCTTTTCCTAGGTTTAATGGGGATGTTGTGTATAATTGCATTATTAATAGGATTTTGAATTGTGAGGCCATGGCACTTCAACATAGTTTTGATGATTCTAGTGGTAATCACAATGCTTATTCAAGCTATAAGCACAGGGACTTGgacatctttcaaaataccaaaatttcatGGTACCCTCATCTACACATTGAAGGAGAAAACGAGTTTCAAATAATTGCTCTAAACAAGTTTGAAGAGAAAAATGAGAGCAAATTTCTCAAGTTTTTTGGGTTTATGTGGAATCCATTATCATGGGTGGTGGAAGTTGCTCTTGCAAATGGTGGCGAGCAACCTCCAGATTGGCAAGATTTTGTGGCAATTGTGTGCTTGCTGGTTATCAATTCTACTATTAGTTTTCGTGAAGAAAATAATGTTGGAAATGTTGTTGCTGCTCTTATGGCAGGCCTTGCTCCTAAGACAAAGGTTCTTAGACATGGTATGGGGAGTGATATAGATAAAGGGCATGTGATTCTACTTGCTGCTAGGGCTGCTATGATTACTTGGTTGTCCTATTTTGTTGAAGCTAACTCTAGTTGCTCCAAAGTTATGCAGAGTTTTGTACCAGTTCCCTTGAGCATATTCAAACTTTATTTTGGTCCACACATCATTGTCATTCAAGTAGCATGCTTTGAAGTAGATGCAATAATAAAGGATAAATTAGAAAAACATGAGAGTACTCCAAAACCTGTTGTTTCACATGTGTGGTTGCTTTTTAAAGCATATACTAACTATGATGAGATGGAATGGTTAATAGCTTGGTTTTGGAAGGTTGTTCGGGTGGTGTCTACAAATGACCAATATGccataatatttttcaatattgccttagcttcaaccttgaggacaaggttgattTTAATGGGGGAGGTAATGTTATGA